The nucleotide window GCTCGTTTGCGCAAGCCCCACGGGTGGAAATATAATTCATGCACTAACACCCTTCATTTAATGTTTCAATCCGCAGTTTTGTCATCTGCGGCATAACTGTCGTCAAGGTACCCATTTGCTCTAGCGCGGCACTTATTTGCTTCTCAACAGCCAGATGAGTAATCACGATTAAATCGTCTGTCTCATTAGCGCTCACCGGATCAGGCAAGCGTGATTTTTTTTGCAATAAAGCATCAATGGATACATCATTATCAGCAAGAATCTTTGTAATGTTAGCTAATACGCCTTTTACGTCCATGACACGCAGCCGTAAATAATAGCGGCATTTCACTTCACTGATTGGCAAAACTGCCAAATTTGATAACTGATCCGGTTGGAATGCAAGAGGGGGTACGCGCTGATTTTGGTCTGCGGTATGTAAACGCGTCACATCGATCAGATCAGCCACCACTGCGGAGGCGGTTGGCTCGCCACCCGCACCTTTGCCATAATAAAGCGTCGAGCCCACTGTGTCGCCATGCACAACGACCGCATTCATCGCCCCTTCGACATTGGCGAGCAGATGTTGGATTGGGACCAAGGTGGGATGCACGCGCAACTCGATGCTATCTGCAATCCGTCGCGCAATTCCGAGCAGCTTGATCCGATAACCCAATTCTTCTGCATATTGAATATCAAGCGGGGCCAACTCTTTAATGCCTTCAATATATGCTCTGTCAAATTGGATGGGGGTGCCGAAAGCAAGCGCACTCATCAGCGCTATTTTATGAGCTGCATCGATACCCTGAAGATCCATGGTCGGATCAGCTTCCGCATAACCTAGGCGCTGAGCGCGCTCAAGAGCGGTCTCAAAATCAATGCCATGCTCGCGCATTTCAGACAAAATGAAATTTGTCGTGCCATTGATAATCCCGACAATCCATTGAATTCGGTTAGCGCTTAATCCTTCGCGCAGAATTTTGATAATCGGGATACCACCGGCAACGGCTGCTTCGAATGCTACCATCACCCCGTGCTTGTGCGCCATGGCAAAAATCTCGGCGCCATGCACCGCAAGCAGAGCTTTATTGGCTGTCACCACATGCTTGCGGTTGGCTAATGCACGCAATACTAATTCGCGCGCAATCGTAGTGCCGCCGATCGTTTCTATTACGATATCTAAAGCTGGGTCACAGACCAATGCCTCAGCATCTGCGTCCAACATAACTGAATCAGCCCTGCCTAGTATGGCCCGCGCTTTGTTGCTATCGCGCACAGCGATTCGTTTGATCTCAATGCCGCGTCCAGCCCGACGACTAATTTCGCCCTGATTACGCTGGAGCACAGCAAACGTGCTTTGACCAACAGTGCCGAAACCTAAAAGCCCGGTTTTAATTGTTTCCATCTAAAACTTACCTGTACCTAAAAAGAGATTAACGTACGCTGCCGCAACGTGGATATTTGCGACAGTTTATCGGCCTGTTATATAAATGAACAAGCTGCCAGCAAAACTCACTACACCACTCTTCGTTTGTCTGCTCATCGGCTCGCTCATGCTCAAATACTGTGACCGCATGAGCATTGCTTAATGGGCATCGATAATTTATGAACGTTACCCTTGTGAAGTAGGCTAATTTTGCCAAAACTATAATTTATAGCGAATCGCGCTTTATTTTACACATTAGGACATCTTATAAATAAAAAACATAGACCAAGCAGGAAATCCACGATGAAGGTTTTTTCTTTAGGTGCTTATGCTTTGACGCGCAAATTTTTCCAGCAGCTTACAAGCAAGCCTAACCAGAATAGCCTTTCATCTAGCTCACCACCGCATGCACTACGCTGGTGGCTTTGGATGGACAAGCGGGTCGGCATTGTGCCGCTCCCCGTATACTGCGTCACGATGCTTTGCTTAGGCGCTTTATTTGCGCTGGGTAAAACTCCAACTGATATTTCAGTTATGGCTGCGATCCTCGCAGTGTTAGGCTTTACCTGCGCTGAGTTAGGCGCGCGCATTCCAGGTTTGCGCAGAATCGGCGGTCCGGTGATCGTGACCACTTTTTTACCTTCCTGCCTGGCCTATTATCAATTACTGCCAAATGAACTCATCCGGTCCATTACAGATTTTTGGCAAGCCACTAATGTATTGTATCTATTTATTGCTGCGGTTGTCGTTGGCAGTATCTTGAGTATGGACCGGCAGGCTCTAGTTAAGGGTTTTGCTAAAATTTTTGTGCCGTTAGCCATCGGTTCGATCGCTGCTGCGATTGTAGGCACGCTTACAGGGATGGCGCTCGGTTTAGGGGCGCACCACACTTTCTTTTATATTGTTATCCCGATTATGGCCGGCGGCATTGGCGAAGGGGCGATTCCCCTTACGCTTGGCTACGCCGAGATTTTGAATCTACCACAAGGGCAATTATTCGCCCAGATTATACCCGCAGTCATGCTTGGCAACTTGACAGCAATTATCTGCGCCGCCTTACTTAACCAATTCGGTAAACGTTACCAGCGCTACAGTGGCAGAGGCCGCTTACATAAAGGCGACCATAGCGTCTTGGCAAACCACACCAATCTGCCTACGGCTTCAGTTGAAAATTTTGCGTCGGCTGGCATGATTGCCATTTGCTTATATATATTAGGCATCTTAATCCATCAATTGATTGGCCTGCCTGCGCCAGTCGCCATGCTGCTCCTGGCCGTGCTCGCCAAATTGACTTATGCAGTTTCTCCTAAGTTAGAAGAGGGCGCGCGCACGGTTTATCGTTTTTTCTCTACGACTGTGACTTATCCTTTGTTGTTTGCAATCGGCATTACGATTGCTCCATGGGACCAGTTACTCGTGGCGTTCACGCTGGCTAACCTCATCACCATTGTTGTCACTGTCGTGACCTTGACAATGGTCGGCTTCTTTGTTGGACGTTGGGTCGGCTTGTATCCGATTGAAGGGGCCATTATTAATGCCTGCCATAGTGGGATGGGAGGGATTGGCGATGTAGCCATTTTAACTTCCGCGCATCGCCTGCAATTGATGCCATTTGCGCAAATGGCAACTCGCTTAGGTGGCGCGCTTACGATTACGATTGGGATTATTTTGCTTGGCGCATTACATTAGCCTAGTATGAGCACCTGTAATAAAAAAAAGCGTGTTGAATTCAGTTGGCTCACTTGCGACCCAGCAATGCGCGCAACTCAGCCAGCACTGAAACGCTCTCAGGTCGCACTCCCCGCCACACAAAAAATGCTTCGGCCGCTTGTTCCACCAGCATGCCTAGCCCATCTGCAGTAGACGCGCCATGGCGCTGCGCATAGTGCATAAAAACCGTCTCTTGCGCCCCATACATCATGTCATAGGCAAGCGTATTTGCCCCCAGCGCGCACGCATCGAAAAGTGGCAGCTCCCCCGTAAGGCTGCTGGCCGTAGCATTGATTACAACATCAAACGTGCCACGCGCCACAGCTTCCCCTCCACCGCTCAGCTGACACCCAACTTCTGCAGCTAATTGCGCAAAATGATGGGCAAGCTCAGCCGCGCGCTCGGCCGTACGATTAACAATCACGATCTCGGCAAGTTTGGCCTGCAGCAATGGCAAGAGGGCCCCGCGCGCCGCCCCACCCGCGCCAAGCAACAAAACGCGGTGGCCCGCTAGCGCCAAGCCGAGATTACCTTCAATATCTCGGACCAGACCAACGCCATCGGTATTGTCACCATACAGGCCACCCGCATCAACTCTTAGGGTATTAACTGCACCCGCAGCCGCGGCGCGGGGCGATAATGTATCCGCTAACGCATAAGCATCGAGTTTAAACGGCACAGTGATATTGCATCCGCATCCGCCGCGCGCAACAAAATCTCGTATCGTTTCGGCGCAGCCATCAAGCGGCGCGCATAGGCGCGTATAACAAAGATTTTCGCCCGTCTGCGCGGCAAATCGAGCATGGATCCACGGAGATTGGCTATGGTGCACCGGATTGCCAATCACTGCATAGTGATCAACCGTTAACATCATGGCATTTTTATGGGCAGCTCAGCGCGGTGTCGCCAGATAGATCCGTCTGAGCCTCACTCCCCTCTAATACTTGTGCTAGGCGACATGAAACTTCAAGAGTAAGCTCGTCTAGCGCGAGAATATCGAGCCACAGCTTAGTATCGCGCGCATGCACACCAAGACCAGGCACATGCAGCAATAGCGGGATTTCGTCAAACCTAACCAAATCTCCTTTTAGGACCGTGGCAAGCATACGTTCACGCTTTTCTTGCTTGAGCCAGCGCAAGCACCAAAAACGCTCCATGCGATTCTGGTGATCTGCATAGGCTTGATAAATTTCGTCAAAATTTTGCACAATCACGTACAAATCTGCATCTTTGGGCTTAAACGGAGCCACCAATTTAGCCGCCACACCATGTTGCGTACAGGCTAGAAGTTGCCATTGATTGACTAAATCGATATAGCGCCGCAAGGGTGAGGTGCTCCATGCATATTGCTCAACCCCTAGCCCTTCATGGGGCTCTGGGCCAATTTGCATGCGCGTGCGGTTAACGCCAAATGAGCGTTGCGCCCGATAAATTCCTGGCACATCATATTTAGCCAATACCGCACCCCAACTGCTGTTCACTAAAATCGCTAACTCAGCAACAATCAAATCAAGCGGAGAACCGCGTCGGCGCGGGGTGATCGAGACCGATTCGCCGTCGATAGCAAAATTAAAGTCTGTATAGCGCTGCGTTTCGCGCTTAAGTCCATAATTGATGCGAGCCGTCTGCCGCTTTTCGTAAAGCGCTTGCGCAAATGGCCAAAGTACTGCGATCTCTTTTTTATAGGGATAATCGCCCTCACCTGCTGCAATGGCCTCTGCTGTTACGATTGCATCAAGCCAATTATGGCGCAGATTGTGCGCAATAAATACACGCTCGGCGCGCGTCTCGGTGGCCACAATATCTTGCGTTGCGCCATCGATAATTGCATAAAACGACAGTACCGGCCGGAGCCCACCTTCCTTTAAAGTGAATGTATTAATCAGCGCGGCGGGCAACATAGTGATTTTATCGCCCGGAACATAGACGGTCGATAAACGCGTGCGCGCAATCAAGTCAATCATGTCGTCCCGCGCGACGCCAAGCGCGGGCGCAGCAATATGCACGCCAATCCGCAAACGATCATTGGCCAGCCATTCGACCGAGAAAGCGTCATCAATTTCAGTCGTGCTAATGTCATCGATCGAAAAAGCTTGGACTTCAGTCACCGGTAACTCGTCGAAGCCGCTCTCGGCCGCCGGCCCAGAATATTCGACTGCTGGGCCAAAGCCCGTCCCCTGTGGGAAATGCTCCGCCAAAAAACGGCTCTCATGCAATGCACGCGCAGAAGGAATCGCGCCACAATCGAGTATTAATTGTGCGACTGAAACACCGCAAACACTGGCTGCAGCCTCCAACGCTTTGTATTCGATTGAATTTTTATCGGGTTTGGTTAATAAAGTGAGAACCTTACCCTCAAAAGCCGCCGGTAATCGATGAGCGGTTAATTCAGCTTCATAAGTGGCCTGCAATGCTGCCTGTTGGCTACGCCGTTCAAGAGCGGCCAATGCGGCTTTGAGTTGCTCTTCTGGTGCGCGCAGGTATTGCCCGCGCCCTTTACGACGAAAATAGACAGGGGCGCCATGTAAACGCAGAACCAGTGAGGCTCGCTCAATCGAGGTGACCTGTGCGCCAAAATATTCCACGGCGAGCGCTGCGAAGTTAAATTCATCGCTCCCTGCGCACTCCCACAAAAAATCCAGTTCGATGGCCTGAGCGCACGCCTCAGCGGCGCGCATTAATTCAGCAGCTGTCGGCGCTGAAAACTCAAGTAGCACATCTTTACTTTTTACTTTAATCCGCCGCCCGCCGGGCAATTCAACTTGCAACGTTTCATTCTGGTGAGAGAGTACAGTGCCGGCCTTAAAGCTGCCGGAATCTTCAAAAAAAACGTTCACGCAACCTTCCCTGAATCAAAATCGATTGTGGCATTCTCTTTTTTAGAAAGCATGGCAAGCAGTTTCGCATGAATACCACCAAAGCTGCCGTTGCTCATCACTACAATATGATCATTTGGCCGCGCCGCCAGAACGACCGCGTGCGCCAGCGCCTCAAGATCATTCAAAGGGTAAACACGTTCGCCCAGTGGCGCTAGAGTTTGAGCTAAATCCCAGCCGAGCGCGTCGCGCCCCGCTGATGCCCCATATGCGAAAACCAGATCAGCCTGAGCTAGGCTCTCTGGCAATTGGGATTTCAGCACCCCCAATTTCATCGTATTTGAGCGCGCTTCAAGCACCGCCAAAATGCGGGCCTGGGGCCCGATACGCGCGCGCAACCCAGCCAGGGTCGTGCTAATTGCGCTCGGATGATGAGCAAAATCATCATAGATCGTGATGCCGCCCACGCTACCGTATGTTTCCATGCGCCGCTTCACCCCAGCAAAACGCGCCAACGCCGCAGCGCCGGCGGCCGGCGCTACGCCGACATGGCGGGCCGCAGCCAAGGCCGCTAACGCATTGAGCCGATTATGTTCACCCAAGCTTTGCCAGTTGACCATGCCTACTCGCTGGGTCTGCCAATGCACGGCAAAAGATTGATCCATGACACGCTCATCAACCGGCTCTGCTTGCCAGCCGTCGGCCACCCCAAAAGCTTCAATTTCACTCCAGCAGCCCCTGCTTAACACGCGTGCAAGCGCTGCATCGCGGCCATTCACAAGGATCCGCCCAGCCGCTGGGACAATACGCACTAAATGATGAAATTGCGTTTCAATTGCAGCCAGATCTGGGAAAATATCTGCATGATCGTATTCGAGATTATTGAGCACGAGAGTGCGCGGACGATAATGGATAAATTTAGAGCGCTTATCGAAAAACGCCGTATCGTATTCATCTGCTTCGATCACAAAAAAATTCGATGCCGTGAGTCGCGCCGAAATATTCAAATTAAGTGGCACGCCACCGATTAGAAAACCCGGGTTCAATCCAGCTTCTTCGAGCAGCCAAGCAAGGATAGACGCTGTGGTGGTTTTGCCATGCGTGCCGGCCACTGCCAATACCCATTTTTGCGCTAACACGTGTTCGCCAAGCCATTGTGGGCCTGAGGTGTAAGGCAGACCTTGGTCTAGAATCGCCTCCATTAATGGGTTGCCACGCGTCACAACATTCCCGACTACATAAAGGTCCGCATTGAGTGCAAGTTGGTCAGCGTGGTAGCCGTCGATAAGTTCAATGCCTTGTGCCGCAAGCTGCGTACTCATCGGTGGGTACACATGTGCATCGCAACCGGTCACACGATGACCGGCTTGGCGTGCAAGCACAGCCAGCCCTCCCATGAAGGTACCGCAAATGCCGAGAATATGAATATGCATAAAAAATCAGGTTTGTGCTCAACTCAGATCAGCCAACAAAGACTGATAAAACCCAGAATTGTACCCGAGAGAGGCAACCGCAGAAAACCACCCCGCGCCTGTTCAAGGTGATGAGATTTTCTGTATCATATTGAAATGTTTAGAAAATCTCTGGGTATATCTTTATTGATAGGGGCTGCCGCGGTGATGGCAAGCGCCTCCTTTTACGCCAACGCTCATGCTGGCACGCCTTTATCTGTCCCCGCCAATTGGTGGCAGACTCAATTGCCGCAACTGTCAAACTCTACTGCGCCCATTTCACCCGCGCTCGCCGTTGCGCTTCCCCCCCGCTCTCTTGCGCAATACCGCGGCAAACCCCTGGTGATT belongs to Mycoavidus sp. B2-EB and includes:
- a CDS encoding ribonuclease catalytic domain-containing protein, with protein sequence MNVFFEDSGSFKAGTVLSHQNETLQVELPGGRRIKVKSKDVLLEFSAPTAAELMRAAEACAQAIELDFLWECAGSDEFNFAALAVEYFGAQVTSIERASLVLRLHGAPVYFRRKGRGQYLRAPEEQLKAALAALERRSQQAALQATYEAELTAHRLPAAFEGKVLTLLTKPDKNSIEYKALEAAASVCGVSVAQLILDCGAIPSARALHESRFLAEHFPQGTGFGPAVEYSGPAAESGFDELPVTEVQAFSIDDISTTEIDDAFSVEWLANDRLRIGVHIAAPALGVARDDMIDLIARTRLSTVYVPGDKITMLPAALINTFTLKEGGLRPVLSFYAIIDGATQDIVATETRAERVFIAHNLRHNWLDAIVTAEAIAAGEGDYPYKKEIAVLWPFAQALYEKRQTARINYGLKRETQRYTDFNFAIDGESVSITPRRRGSPLDLIVAELAILVNSSWGAVLAKYDVPGIYRAQRSFGVNRTRMQIGPEPHEGLGVEQYAWSTSPLRRYIDLVNQWQLLACTQHGVAAKLVAPFKPKDADLYVIVQNFDEIYQAYADHQNRMERFWCLRWLKQEKRERMLATVLKGDLVRFDEIPLLLHVPGLGVHARDTKLWLDILALDELTLEVSCRLAQVLEGSEAQTDLSGDTALSCP
- a CDS encoding 2-hydroxycarboxylate transporter family protein; translation: MDKRVGIVPLPVYCVTMLCLGALFALGKTPTDISVMAAILAVLGFTCAELGARIPGLRRIGGPVIVTTFLPSCLAYYQLLPNELIRSITDFWQATNVLYLFIAAVVVGSILSMDRQALVKGFAKIFVPLAIGSIAAAIVGTLTGMALGLGAHHTFFYIVIPIMAGGIGEGAIPLTLGYAEILNLPQGQLFAQIIPAVMLGNLTAIICAALLNQFGKRYQRYSGRGRLHKGDHSVLANHTNLPTASVENFASAGMIAICLYILGILIHQLIGLPAPVAMLLLAVLAKLTYAVSPKLEEGARTVYRFFSTTVTYPLLFAIGITIAPWDQLLVAFTLANLITIVVTVVTLTMVGFFVGRWVGLYPIEGAIINACHSGMGGIGDVAILTSAHRLQLMPFAQMATRLGGALTITIGIILLGALH
- the mpl gene encoding UDP-N-acetylmuramate:L-alanyl-gamma-D-glutamyl-meso-diaminopimelate ligase codes for the protein MHIHILGICGTFMGGLAVLARQAGHRVTGCDAHVYPPMSTQLAAQGIELIDGYHADQLALNADLYVVGNVVTRGNPLMEAILDQGLPYTSGPQWLGEHVLAQKWVLAVAGTHGKTTTASILAWLLEEAGLNPGFLIGGVPLNLNISARLTASNFFVIEADEYDTAFFDKRSKFIHYRPRTLVLNNLEYDHADIFPDLAAIETQFHHLVRIVPAAGRILVNGRDAALARVLSRGCWSEIEAFGVADGWQAEPVDERVMDQSFAVHWQTQRVGMVNWQSLGEHNRLNALAALAAARHVGVAPAAGAAALARFAGVKRRMETYGSVGGITIYDDFAHHPSAISTTLAGLRARIGPQARILAVLEARSNTMKLGVLKSQLPESLAQADLVFAYGASAGRDALGWDLAQTLAPLGERVYPLNDLEALAHAVVLAARPNDHIVVMSNGSFGGIHAKLLAMLSKKENATIDFDSGKVA
- the aroE gene encoding shikimate dehydrogenase; this encodes MMLTVDHYAVIGNPVHHSQSPWIHARFAAQTGENLCYTRLCAPLDGCAETIRDFVARGGCGCNITVPFKLDAYALADTLSPRAAAAGAVNTLRVDAGGLYGDNTDGVGLVRDIEGNLGLALAGHRVLLLGAGGAARGALLPLLQAKLAEIVIVNRTAERAAELAHHFAQLAAEVGCQLSGGGEAVARGTFDVVINATASSLTGELPLFDACALGANTLAYDMMYGAQETVFMHYAQRHGASTADGLGMLVEQAAEAFFVWRGVRPESVSVLAELRALLGRK
- a CDS encoding homoserine dehydrogenase codes for the protein METIKTGLLGFGTVGQSTFAVLQRNQGEISRRAGRGIEIKRIAVRDSNKARAILGRADSVMLDADAEALVCDPALDIVIETIGGTTIARELVLRALANRKHVVTANKALLAVHGAEIFAMAHKHGVMVAFEAAVAGGIPIIKILREGLSANRIQWIVGIINGTTNFILSEMREHGIDFETALERAQRLGYAEADPTMDLQGIDAAHKIALMSALAFGTPIQFDRAYIEGIKELAPLDIQYAEELGYRIKLLGIARRIADSIELRVHPTLVPIQHLLANVEGAMNAVVVHGDTVGSTLYYGKGAGGEPTASAVVADLIDVTRLHTADQNQRVPPLAFQPDQLSNLAVLPISEVKCRYYLRLRVMDVKGVLANITKILADNDVSIDALLQKKSRLPDPVSANETDDLIVITHLAVEKQISAALEQMGTLTTVMPQMTKLRIETLNEGC